One Stratiformator vulcanicus genomic window, ATCAGACGCGAGATCTGATCGGGCCCCTGCGGCGGGGCGAGCGGGCTCGGCGTGTCACTGGGAAGGTGATAGACCGCGGCTATCCCGCACTCGTGAAACAAGTCCGCCATTGGCGTAGCGCCCCTGGATGATCGGCTCAGCATCCTGCTATGAACAGCTCCCTTGCAGCGCTATCATACCGGCTTGTTGTTTCGGATACAGGGAACCTTTTGGCAACCCGGTCGGTCGGGTCGATTCACCGCAAAATCCGCGTTCGAAGCTCCCCAACCTACCTCGACACTTTATTCGACGATGCACGATCTGCTGCGAAAAGAGGTCTACGAGACCGCCGAAACGATTGTCGTCAAGATCGGCACCAACGCTCTTTCTCGGGCTGACGATACGCTTGATGAGACGCGGATCGATCGACTGGGAGCTCAGATCGCCGAAATTCGCAAATCGGGTCGGCGAGTCGTGATTGTCTCCAGCGGGGCTGTCGGGGCCGGGCTGGGACTGCTCGGACTCACTGAACGTCCAAAGGATTTGCCGCACCTGCAAGCGGCCGCGGCGACGGGACAGGCGAAACTGATTCAGTTGTACGATCAGGCGCTGCGTCCCCACGGAATCCATGCCGCACAACTGTTGCTGACGGCGAACGATTTCAAACGCCGTCGCCGCTATCTCAACGTGCGAAACACGATTTACACGTTGTTCGAATACGGCGTCGTCCCGATTATCAACGAGAACGACACCGTCAGCGTTGAAGAAATCAAATTCGGCGACAACGACCATCTGGCCGCGATGGTCACGAGCCTGCTTCCGAATCCTCTGCTCGTCATTCTTTCGGTGGTCGACGGCCTCTTCGATGGCGACCCGAAATCGCCCGACGCCAAGCCCATCCGGCTCGTCGAGCAAATTGACGACGACCTGCTCGGGCTCGCGCGGGCAGAGCGCAGCAGCCGCGGCACCGGCGGGATGCAATCGAAACTCGCATCGATCCGCTCGGTGACGGCGGTCGGCGAGAACGTCATCCTCGCCAATGGCGAAGATCCCGAAATCCTTGATCGCATCCGGCGCGGTGACATCGTCGGGTCGTTATTTCTTGCGCAGAAGTCGATCCTGCCGGCGTGGAAACGGTGGATCGGTTACACCGTCAAACCGAACGGTTGGATTGTCGTAGACGATGGAGCGGTCGGCGCCGTGACGCAAAAGGGAAAGTCGCTTCTGCCGATCGGAGTCGTCTCGGTCGGCGGCTCTTTCGATTCGGGCGAATTGATCAGCATTCGCGACCGGACCGGACGGGAGTTCGCCCGCGGACTCTCAAATTACCAGGCGACGGAGGTCAAGCAGATCGCCGGTTGCCGGAGCGACGCACTGGCGGAGCGGCTCGGCTCGGCCTCCTACGCAGAGGTAGTTCACCGAAACAATCTCGCCGTGATTGCTTAAGCCTCGTCTCGCACAAGCCGCGCACGAAGTAAGCGGATAAAAGGGCGAGCCCAGAAACGGCAATATCCGCTTACTTCGTGCGCGGCTTGTTGAGGGTGCGCGGCTTGTTGAGGACTGCGCGATTTATTTCACGCTCGATCCGTTCCGGTTGTGACGGACGCGACGGTTGAGCGCGAGTTTGCCGAGCTGATTCGTCCTGTGATTTCGGACTCGGCCACACCGACC contains:
- the proB gene encoding glutamate 5-kinase encodes the protein MHDLLRKEVYETAETIVVKIGTNALSRADDTLDETRIDRLGAQIAEIRKSGRRVVIVSSGAVGAGLGLLGLTERPKDLPHLQAAAATGQAKLIQLYDQALRPHGIHAAQLLLTANDFKRRRRYLNVRNTIYTLFEYGVVPIINENDTVSVEEIKFGDNDHLAAMVTSLLPNPLLVILSVVDGLFDGDPKSPDAKPIRLVEQIDDDLLGLARAERSSRGTGGMQSKLASIRSVTAVGENVILANGEDPEILDRIRRGDIVGSLFLAQKSILPAWKRWIGYTVKPNGWIVVDDGAVGAVTQKGKSLLPIGVVSVGGSFDSGELISIRDRTGREFARGLSNYQATEVKQIAGCRSDALAERLGSASYAEVVHRNNLAVIA